CCCCGCCGGGCAAAGCCGCTAGCCTGCGCCCGACAGCCACAGCAGCCAATCCCCTGCCCCGCCAACACCCGAGCAACACCCGGTGATCTCATGACCTCAGCCCGTCGTTCCCCGCGCTTCAACCGTCGCCGCGCCCTGCAACTGGGCACCGCCGCCGGGGTGCTGGCCCCGCTTGGCCTCGCTGGGGCGCAGATCACCGCCTCGGCCCAGGCAAAAGCGCACGCCAGCACCAACCCCACGACCGCCCCCCTGCCCCTACATATCCAGCAGGCCCGCTACACCATTGCCGACGCCCCGACGGAGGGGCTGATCTCCACCCGCCCTGATGGCCCGCCGCCGGTCCTTCGCCTCAAACAAGGCCAGCCCTTTGCCGCGCGGGTCACCAATACGCTGCCCGATTACACGGCGATGCACTGGCATGGCATCCGGCTGGACAATGCCATGGACGGGGTGCCTTATCTGACCCAGTTTCCCATCGGCCCGGGAGAGAGCTTTGACTATCACTTCACCCCGATGGACGCGGGCACATATTGGTATCATCCGCACTGCATGACCATGGATCAGATGGCCATGGGACTGACCGGCGTGCTGGTGGTGGAAGAGGCGGAAGACCCCGGATTTGACGCCGATGTCGCCCTGAACCTGCGGGATTTCCGCCTGCGCCCCAATGGCGACTGGCTGAAACTCTGGACCGCGCGGGGGGCGGCGCGCTCCGGCACCTTTGGCACCGTGATCACCGCCAATTGGGACAGTGACCCGATCTATGAGGCGCCCACCGGCGGGTTAGTGCGACTACGGCTTGCGGCCACAGATACCGCGCGGATTTACAAACCCTATGTGACAGGCGCCAACGGTCAGGTGATCGCCGCTGATGGTCACCCGCTGCGCGAGGTCATTGACTGGCCCACCGATCAGGCCCCTGCCCTGCTGTCACCCGGCCAACGCCTGGATATCGCGCTGCAGATGCCCCGCATTGAGGGCGCCTATGTCGACGTCATGACCG
This window of the Phaeobacter piscinae genome carries:
- a CDS encoding multicopper oxidase family protein, whose translation is MTSARRSPRFNRRRALQLGTAAGVLAPLGLAGAQITASAQAKAHASTNPTTAPLPLHIQQARYTIADAPTEGLISTRPDGPPPVLRLKQGQPFAARVTNTLPDYTAMHWHGIRLDNAMDGVPYLTQFPIGPGESFDYHFTPMDAGTYWYHPHCMTMDQMAMGLTGVLVVEEAEDPGFDADVALNLRDFRLRPNGDWLKLWTARGAARSGTFGTVITANWDSDPIYEAPTGGLVRLRLAATDTARIYKPYVTGANGQVIAADGHPLREVIDWPTDQAPALLSPGQRLDIALQMPRIEGAYVDVMTAFPGGPRRLARIRATGTNLGRDLAELPPLPANDVPEPDLANARVEDLIFGWTPEGGAPQNGYCGSLGYTFWSINRKPWPGDAADPETPGAGPLAVFNRGESVILRLRNESPNAHPIHLHGLVFRPLRSNKRTLPSNWTDTALLLKDEIIEVALVADNPGDWAFHCHVIEHQKTGLAGYIRVLA